A region of Subtercola boreus DNA encodes the following proteins:
- a CDS encoding MarR family winged helix-turn-helix transcriptional regulator, whose protein sequence is MTDRTDEVWASMLDIVTHNLEDWRSVVSEAVGLPFSRVRVIRRLSAAPLTMGGLADAAGMDAPAASVAVNDLERRGLVVRATDPSNRRVRMVALTAEGREMLDRVHAVRPVAPPEFTVLGSAELEVLAGILSRVEDAAELTRA, encoded by the coding sequence ATGACTGACCGGACAGATGAGGTGTGGGCGTCGATGCTCGACATCGTGACGCACAACCTCGAGGACTGGCGGAGCGTTGTCTCCGAAGCGGTCGGGCTGCCGTTCAGTCGCGTCCGTGTGATCCGGCGGCTGTCCGCCGCGCCGCTGACGATGGGCGGCCTGGCCGACGCGGCGGGAATGGATGCTCCCGCTGCCAGCGTCGCCGTGAATGACCTCGAGCGGCGGGGCCTCGTGGTTCGCGCGACGGATCCGTCGAACCGGCGGGTGCGGATGGTCGCGCTGACGGCCGAGGGGCGCGAGATGCTCGATCGTGTGCATGCTGTGCGCCCGGTCGCGCCGCCCGAGTTCACCGTGCTCGGCTCCGCAGAGCTCGAGGTGCTGGCGGGCATCCTGAGCCGCGTCGAGGACGCCGCGGAGCTGACTCGCGCCTGA
- a CDS encoding NADP-dependent oxidoreductase codes for MRAIRYDTYGGPEVLQQVEVEVPTPKPDEVLVAVRFAAVNPFDLKLRSGAMEGMVKVAFPVTPGSEIAGVVTALGAEVADSAELAVGDEVFGWATSGGYAEFATAAVVARRPQGLREEIAAALPVAGEAALRGLRLLGLSAGETLLVHGAAGAVGSLAVQLAVARGVTVIGTCSEKDAEAVRELGAHPVRYGDGVFERVRELAPEGVDAVLDAAGAGDLPGSIDLVGGTERVITLADPAAYGLGVTFSSGGRRDQTPDALRQLADAALSGALVLPPARHLPLAEAAEAHRLVAAGGQRGKVLLDT; via the coding sequence ATGAGAGCGATCCGGTACGACACGTATGGCGGGCCCGAGGTGCTGCAGCAGGTCGAGGTCGAGGTTCCGACCCCGAAGCCGGATGAGGTGCTGGTGGCCGTGCGCTTCGCCGCCGTGAACCCGTTCGACCTGAAGCTCCGCTCCGGGGCTATGGAGGGCATGGTGAAGGTCGCCTTCCCGGTGACGCCCGGCAGTGAGATCGCGGGGGTGGTCACCGCCCTCGGCGCGGAGGTCGCCGACAGCGCAGAGCTCGCCGTCGGCGACGAGGTCTTCGGCTGGGCGACGAGCGGCGGATACGCCGAGTTCGCGACGGCCGCGGTCGTCGCCCGCCGCCCGCAGGGGCTCCGGGAGGAGATCGCAGCCGCGCTTCCGGTGGCCGGTGAAGCGGCTCTCCGCGGCCTCCGCCTGCTCGGGCTGTCGGCGGGCGAGACGCTCCTGGTGCACGGGGCGGCCGGCGCGGTCGGATCCCTCGCGGTGCAGCTCGCGGTCGCCCGGGGCGTGACCGTCATCGGCACCTGCAGCGAGAAGGACGCGGAGGCCGTGCGCGAACTCGGTGCCCATCCCGTGCGCTACGGCGACGGGGTCTTCGAGCGTGTGCGCGAACTCGCGCCCGAGGGCGTCGACGCGGTGCTCGACGCGGCCGGGGCGGGGGACCTGCCCGGCTCGATCGACCTGGTGGGCGGCACGGAACGCGTCATCACCCTGGCGGATCCGGCGGCGTACGGCCTCGGCGTGACCTTCTCGTCGGGCGGACGCAGAGACCAGACTCCGGATGCCCTGCGGCAGCTCGCCGACGCGGCCCTGTCAGGGGCTCTCGTTCTGCCGCCGGCGCGGCATCTGCCCCTCGCGGAGGCTGCCGAGGCGCATCGCCTGGTCGCGGCGGGAGGCCAGCGGGGCAAGGTACTGCTCGACACCTGA
- a CDS encoding PLP-dependent aminotransferase family protein has translation MATLHVTARSLTVLLGDWTGDGPAYRALADRIRLLVLDGRVLVGSRLPAERELSTRLGLSRSTVAAAYRELREAGYLSSVRGSGSVTRLPGDDRASIHPVPRSVQPPALRLVEPGGRAGGAVTSVSAGAPRPRPRLAPTASWAEPRGVDLAPLNFSQAALPASAGVAEAMQQAAADIVPLLGTLGYEAHGLPALREAIADRYTERGLPTEPDQIMVTSGALNALGLIARALLSRGDRVIVETPTYPHAADTLVAAGARLLPVTVTGGSGWDEDALLDTLAQSAPTIAYVMPDFHNPTGESMSPSFRRRLVAAAAASATVLVADETTAELDIDRPAAADGEPYMPLAAYGDAILLGSASKTFWGGLRIGWLRADTSMVRRLLAVRASVDIGTALFEQLVTATLVRRTAELLPARIRQLESGRDELYAALGRSLPGWSLPAVHGGLCAWVNIGRPVSSQLVLTARSHGVLFTAGPRFGIGGAFERFLRLPINYSPRETQRAVDALQTSWREIEARSIGSQLPEFADMV, from the coding sequence ATGGCGACTCTCCATGTGACCGCACGCTCCCTCACCGTTCTGCTGGGGGACTGGACGGGCGACGGCCCCGCCTACCGCGCCCTCGCCGACAGGATCCGCCTGCTCGTGCTCGACGGTCGCGTCCTCGTGGGCAGCAGGCTCCCCGCAGAACGCGAGCTCTCGACGCGGCTCGGGCTGAGCCGCAGCACCGTCGCGGCCGCCTATCGCGAGCTGAGGGAGGCCGGGTACCTCAGCAGTGTGCGCGGGTCGGGGAGTGTGACCCGGCTGCCGGGAGACGACAGAGCCTCGATCCACCCGGTGCCCCGCTCCGTGCAGCCTCCGGCCCTGCGGCTCGTCGAGCCGGGCGGGCGTGCCGGCGGCGCCGTCACGTCTGTCTCCGCGGGAGCGCCACGCCCTCGGCCGCGTCTGGCCCCCACCGCGTCGTGGGCGGAGCCACGCGGCGTCGACCTCGCCCCCCTGAACTTCAGCCAGGCCGCCCTGCCGGCTTCGGCGGGCGTGGCTGAGGCCATGCAGCAGGCCGCCGCAGACATCGTCCCCCTGCTCGGCACCCTCGGCTACGAGGCACACGGCCTGCCGGCACTCCGGGAGGCCATCGCCGACCGGTACACCGAGCGCGGCCTGCCGACCGAACCCGACCAGATCATGGTGACGTCCGGCGCCCTGAATGCTCTCGGCCTCATCGCCCGCGCGCTTCTCTCCCGGGGCGACCGGGTGATCGTCGAGACACCCACCTACCCGCACGCCGCCGACACTCTCGTGGCCGCCGGGGCGAGGCTGCTCCCCGTGACGGTCACCGGAGGCTCCGGTTGGGACGAGGATGCCCTGCTCGACACTCTCGCCCAGTCCGCGCCGACCATTGCCTACGTCATGCCCGACTTCCACAATCCGACCGGCGAGTCGATGAGTCCGTCCTTCCGTCGCCGGCTGGTGGCCGCCGCTGCCGCCTCCGCCACGGTGCTGGTCGCCGACGAGACAACAGCAGAACTCGACATCGACCGGCCCGCCGCAGCAGATGGCGAACCCTATATGCCCCTCGCGGCATACGGTGACGCGATCCTGCTTGGATCCGCCAGCAAGACCTTCTGGGGCGGGCTCCGGATCGGCTGGCTCCGGGCCGACACGTCGATGGTCCGCCGCCTCCTGGCGGTGCGCGCCTCCGTCGACATCGGAACGGCCCTGTTCGAACAGCTGGTGACGGCCACACTGGTGCGGCGGACGGCCGAACTGCTGCCGGCTCGCATCCGCCAGCTCGAAAGCGGTCGCGACGAACTCTACGCCGCCCTCGGCCGGAGCCTGCCCGGCTGGAGCCTCCCGGCTGTGCACGGCGGCCTCTGCGCATGGGTCAACATCGGCCGGCCGGTCAGCTCACAACTGGTTCTCACGGCCCGCAGCCACGGCGTGCTCTTCACCGCCGGCCCCCGTTTCGGCATCGGCGGAGCCTTCGAGCGGTTCCTCCGCCTGCCGATCAACTACTCCCCCAGGGAGACGCAGCGGGCGGTGGATGCCCTCCAGACGTCATGGCGGGAGATCGAAGCCCGATCGATCGGCAGCCAGCTGCCCGAATTCGCCGACATGGTCTGA
- a CDS encoding PhzF family phenazine biosynthesis protein, whose protein sequence is MRARPFRQVDVFSGVPYRGNPLAVVLDGEGIEDAALAAFANWTNLSETTFVLPPTPEGRAGGADYRVRIFTPARELPFAGHPTLGTAHAWLEAGNTPRDPGTVVQECGVGLVEVRRHDDRLAFAAPALRRSGPVEPTDLAVFADLLDIDPARIADSNWIDNGPGWVGLLLESAADVLELEPRLAELNGRSIGVVGPYPGTGEHEHPQFEVRAFAGSAGVGEDPVTGSLNAGLAQWMIGAGHAPEHYLAGQGGRLGRNGLVHLDRIDGQVWVGGRSTTCITGTVIL, encoded by the coding sequence ATGCGCGCCAGGCCGTTCCGCCAGGTCGACGTCTTCTCGGGCGTCCCGTACCGCGGCAACCCGCTGGCCGTGGTGCTCGACGGCGAGGGGATCGAGGATGCCGCGCTCGCGGCCTTCGCGAACTGGACGAACCTCTCGGAGACCACCTTCGTGCTCCCGCCGACTCCCGAGGGTCGAGCCGGCGGCGCCGACTACCGCGTGCGGATCTTCACCCCGGCCCGCGAGTTGCCCTTCGCCGGGCATCCGACCCTCGGAACCGCGCACGCCTGGCTCGAGGCGGGCAACACGCCTCGCGACCCGGGCACGGTCGTTCAGGAGTGCGGTGTGGGGCTGGTCGAGGTTCGCCGGCACGACGACCGGCTCGCCTTCGCCGCTCCCGCGCTGAGGCGATCCGGGCCGGTCGAACCGACCGACCTGGCCGTCTTCGCCGATCTGCTCGACATCGACCCCGCCCGGATCGCCGACTCCAACTGGATCGACAACGGCCCCGGCTGGGTCGGCCTGCTGCTCGAATCCGCCGCCGACGTGCTCGAGCTCGAACCCCGCCTCGCGGAGCTCAACGGCAGGAGCATCGGCGTGGTCGGTCCCTACCCCGGAACCGGTGAGCACGAGCACCCGCAGTTCGAGGTGCGCGCCTTCGCCGGCAGCGCGGGCGTGGGCGAAGACCCGGTCACCGGCAGTCTCAACGCGGGCCTGGCCCAGTGGATGATCGGGGCGGGCCACGCGCCGGAGCACTACCTCGCGGGCCAGGGCGGCCGGCTCGGGCGGAACGGCCTCGTTCACCTCGACCGCATCGACGGGCAGGTGTGGGTGGGCGGCAGAAGCACCACGTGCATCACGGGCACGGTCATCCTGTAG
- a CDS encoding M18 family aminopeptidase: MDAAPDPSAYIDDFARFISASPSSYHAAAEAGRQLEQAGFTRLVETEQWFGAGGGPAGRFFVIRDGAIVAWVTPEGAGPTSPFRIVGAHTDSPGFKLKPKPTIASNGWLQAGVEVYGGPLLNSWLDRELELAGRLVTRDGREHLVRTGPFLRIPQLAIHLDRDANAGLTLDRQRHTAPVFGVGDLGTADLVGHLAGLADAALTGADVLGYDILTADTAAPARFGQGGMLFAAGRMDNLSSVYAGLRALLDVAADGHADGTAPHTSVLAAFDHEELGSESRSGASGPLLDDILSRIVAALGATVEQRMRAYAGSWCVSADAGHSVHPNYPEKHDPVNRPVAGGGPLLKINGNQRYATDAHGAALWAIACREAGVAYQEFVSNNTVPCGSTIGPLTATRLGIRVVDVGVPLLSMHSARELAHVNDLAALRLALAAFLAPAA; this comes from the coding sequence ATGGATGCCGCACCAGACCCCTCCGCCTACATCGACGACTTCGCCCGGTTCATCAGCGCTTCGCCGTCGTCGTACCACGCGGCGGCTGAGGCGGGCCGGCAGCTCGAGCAGGCCGGATTCACCCGGCTGGTCGAGACCGAGCAGTGGTTCGGGGCGGGCGGTGGCCCGGCCGGGCGGTTCTTCGTCATCCGCGACGGCGCGATCGTGGCCTGGGTCACGCCGGAGGGCGCCGGCCCGACGAGCCCGTTCCGCATCGTCGGGGCGCACACCGACTCGCCCGGCTTCAAGCTGAAGCCGAAGCCGACCATCGCCTCGAACGGCTGGCTGCAGGCCGGGGTCGAGGTCTACGGCGGGCCCTTGCTGAACTCCTGGCTCGACCGCGAACTCGAGCTCGCCGGGCGGCTGGTGACGCGGGACGGCCGGGAGCACCTCGTGCGCACCGGTCCGTTCCTGCGGATCCCGCAGCTCGCCATCCACCTCGACCGCGACGCGAACGCCGGGCTGACCCTCGACCGCCAGCGCCACACCGCCCCGGTCTTCGGCGTCGGGGACCTCGGCACGGCCGACCTCGTCGGGCACCTCGCCGGGCTCGCGGATGCCGCACTCACCGGTGCCGACGTGCTCGGCTACGACATCCTGACGGCCGACACCGCGGCGCCTGCCCGGTTCGGCCAGGGCGGCATGCTCTTCGCGGCGGGGCGGATGGACAACCTGAGCTCGGTCTACGCGGGGCTCCGCGCGCTTCTGGATGTCGCGGCCGACGGCCACGCGGACGGAACAGCACCCCACACCAGCGTGCTCGCCGCCTTCGACCACGAAGAGCTCGGCTCGGAGTCGCGGTCGGGTGCGAGCGGACCGCTGCTCGACGACATCCTCAGCCGCATCGTGGCGGCGCTCGGTGCGACCGTCGAGCAGCGGATGCGGGCCTACGCCGGCTCGTGGTGCGTCTCGGCCGATGCCGGGCACTCCGTGCATCCGAACTACCCGGAGAAGCACGACCCCGTGAACCGGCCCGTCGCGGGCGGGGGACCGCTGCTGAAGATCAACGGCAACCAGCGGTATGCGACGGATGCGCACGGTGCGGCGCTCTGGGCGATCGCCTGCCGGGAGGCCGGTGTGGCGTACCAGGAGTTCGTGTCGAACAACACGGTGCCGTGCGGGTCGACGATCGGCCCGCTCACGGCCACCCGCCTCGGTATCCGGGTGGTGGATGTCGGCGTGCCCCTGCTCTCGATGCACTCGGCCCGCGAGCTCGCCCACGTCAACGACCTCGCGGCCCTCCGCCTGGCCCTCGCCGCCTTCCTGGCCCCGGCCGCCTGA
- a CDS encoding CsbD family protein has product MSASDKIQNAAQDLAGKAKEAVGNITNDDSKVAEGKADQASASAKKAGENVKDVFKG; this is encoded by the coding sequence ATGAGTGCATCAGACAAGATCCAGAACGCCGCCCAGGACCTCGCCGGCAAGGCGAAGGAAGCCGTCGGCAACATCACCAACGACGACTCCAAGGTCGCCGAGGGCAAGGCCGACCAGGCTTCGGCCAGCGCCAAGAAGGCCGGCGAGAACGTCAAGGACGTCTTCAAGGGCTGA
- a CDS encoding DUF2273 domain-containing protein, which translates to MSSTATRAGIAIGAVLALTWVAFGFWAFVFVAFAMAIGAIVGRVIEGKLDLSAVVGAFRGKRSSS; encoded by the coding sequence ATGTCCTCCACAGCAACCCGCGCCGGCATCGCGATCGGTGCCGTCCTCGCGTTGACCTGGGTCGCCTTCGGGTTCTGGGCCTTCGTCTTCGTCGCGTTCGCCATGGCGATCGGCGCGATCGTCGGCCGTGTCATCGAAGGCAAGCTCGACCTCTCCGCGGTGGTCGGCGCGTTCAGAGGGAAGCGTTCGTCGTCATGA